The following are encoded in a window of Candidatus Moraniibacteriota bacterium genomic DNA:
- a CDS encoding DUF4258 domain-containing protein: MEQYLWTRHSQFKMKQYGLSEQRIKRVIRNPERVEKGIVPGMIASMQISGTSKNKYEVWVMYEVKTFNGKQKSHKEDSGFYGSNNGNSELSYGNFYKKNKVKFQTSSFKSQTMSPAQKFRLERQEAFLIERDMSYRGKKLCIISTWKYPGESPKRDPIPQDILKEIRKFR; this comes from the coding sequence ATGGAGCAATATCTTTGGACACGGCATAGTCAATTTAAGATGAAACAATACGGTTTAAGTGAACAACGAATCAAAAGAGTGATACGAAACCCTGAAAGAGTGGAAAAAGGTATTGTTCCTGGAATGATCGCATCTATGCAGATTTCTGGAACATCCAAAAATAAATACGAAGTTTGGGTTATGTATGAGGTAAAGACTTTTAATGGAAAACAGAAATCTCATAAAGAAGATTCTGGCTTTTACGGCTCAAATAATGGAAATTCAGAATTGAGTTATGGGAATTTTTATAAGAAAAATAAGGTAAAATTTCAAACATCATCTTTTAAATCTCAGACGATGTCACCTGCTCAGAAATTTCGTTTGGAGCGACAAGAAGCTTTTTTGATAGAAAGGGATATGAGTTATAGAGGAAAAAAATTGTGCATTATTAGTACTTGGAAATATCCAGGAGAAAGTCCAAAAAGAGATCCTATTCCACAAGATATTTTGAAAGAAATTCGAAAATTTCGATGA